From the Primulina tabacum isolate GXHZ01 chromosome 3, ASM2559414v2, whole genome shotgun sequence genome, one window contains:
- the LOC142540497 gene encoding putative protein phosphatase 2C 38 isoform X1, producing the protein MVTTTWRKFVCWRPLARNEGENSSRGGGDIGSHVDGLWWYKDSGRHVNGEFSMAVIQANNILEDYSQLESGPLSLSESAPHGTFVGIYDGHAGPEASRFISDHLFENMKTLHDAEFTTDNQEMSADVIKNAYLATEEEFLSLVKKQWEIKPQIASVGSCCLVGIICSGLLYIANSGDSRVVLGRLEKVKNEVKAMQLSTEHNASFESVREELHALHPNDPQIVVLKHGVWRVKGLIQVSRSIGDAYLKKQEFNRVPLLPKFRLPEPFEKPILLAEPSIHVQKLYPEDQFLIFASDGLWEHLSNQEAVDLVNSSPRSGIARKLVKAALQEAAKKREMRYSDLKKIDRGVRRHFHDDITVIVLFLDSHLISRSSSHGPILSVKGGGNTW; encoded by the exons ATGGTGACCACTACATGGAGAAAATTTGTATGTTGGAGGCCTTTGGCTCGGAATGAGGGAGAAAATAGCAGCAGAGGAGGTGGTGACATTGGCAGTCATGTCGATGGTTTATGGTGGTACAAGGATTCTGGACGACATGTTAATGGGGAATTCTCTATGGCAGTTATTCAAGCCAATAACATATTGGAAGATTACAGCCAGCTGGAATCAGGGCCGTTGAGCTTATCTGAGTCAGCTCCTCATGGGACTTTTGTTGGGATTTATGATGGCCATGCCGGACCCGAAGCTTCACGGTTTATAAGCGATCATCTTTTTGAGAATATGAAGA CTCTTCATGATGCAGAATTTACGACAGATAATCAAGAAATGTCGGCTGATGTGATAAAAAATGCATATTTGGCAACAGAAGAAGAATTTCTTTCTCTGGTTAAAAAACAATGGGAAATTAAACCTCAAATTGCCTCTGTGGGATCATGTTGTTTGGTGGGCATTATATGCAGTGGACTCTTATACATTGCCAATTCTGGGGATTCTAGGGTGGTGTTGGGAAGACTAGAAAAGGTCAAGAATGAGGTTAAAGCCATGCAGTTATCAACTGAGCACAATGCAAGTTTTGAATCTGTCCGGGAAGAATTACATGCATTACATCCCAATGATCCCCAGATCGTTGTTTTAAAGCACGGAGTTTGGCGTGTGAAGGGCCTTATCCAG GTTTCAAGATCGATAGGCGATGCGTACTTGAAGAAACAGGAGTTCAACAGAGTGCCATTGTTACCAAAGTTCAGACTGCCAGAACCGTTTGAGAAACCAATCCTTTTGGCTGAACCATCAATACATGTCCAAAAACTTTATCCTGAGGACCAGTTTCTTATTTTTGCTTCAGATGGTTTATGGGAGCACCTTAGTAATCAAGAGGCAGTCGACCTTGTCAACAGTTCTCCACGCAGC GGTATTGCTCGAAAACTTGTCAAAGCTGCACTGCAAGAAGCAGCAAAGAAAAGAGAAATGAGATATTCAGACCTGAAAAAGATTGACCGAGGAGTGAGAAGACATTTTCACGATGACATCACAGTTATAGTTCTCTTCTTAGACTCTCATTTGATCAGTCGCAGTTCCTCCCACGGCCCGATTCTCTCAGTAAAAGGCGGTGGAAATACTTGGTAA
- the LOC142540497 gene encoding putative protein phosphatase 2C 38 isoform X2, producing MVTTTWRKFVCWRPLARNEGENSSRGGGDIGSHVDGLWWYKDSGRHVNGEFSMAVIQANNILEDYSQLESGPLSLSESAPHGTFVGIYDGHAGPEASRFISDHLFENMKKFTTDNQEMSADVIKNAYLATEEEFLSLVKKQWEIKPQIASVGSCCLVGIICSGLLYIANSGDSRVVLGRLEKVKNEVKAMQLSTEHNASFESVREELHALHPNDPQIVVLKHGVWRVKGLIQVSRSIGDAYLKKQEFNRVPLLPKFRLPEPFEKPILLAEPSIHVQKLYPEDQFLIFASDGLWEHLSNQEAVDLVNSSPRSGIARKLVKAALQEAAKKREMRYSDLKKIDRGVRRHFHDDITVIVLFLDSHLISRSSSHGPILSVKGGGNTW from the exons ATGGTGACCACTACATGGAGAAAATTTGTATGTTGGAGGCCTTTGGCTCGGAATGAGGGAGAAAATAGCAGCAGAGGAGGTGGTGACATTGGCAGTCATGTCGATGGTTTATGGTGGTACAAGGATTCTGGACGACATGTTAATGGGGAATTCTCTATGGCAGTTATTCAAGCCAATAACATATTGGAAGATTACAGCCAGCTGGAATCAGGGCCGTTGAGCTTATCTGAGTCAGCTCCTCATGGGACTTTTGTTGGGATTTATGATGGCCATGCCGGACCCGAAGCTTCACGGTTTATAAGCGATCATCTTTTTGAGAATATGAAGA AATTTACGACAGATAATCAAGAAATGTCGGCTGATGTGATAAAAAATGCATATTTGGCAACAGAAGAAGAATTTCTTTCTCTGGTTAAAAAACAATGGGAAATTAAACCTCAAATTGCCTCTGTGGGATCATGTTGTTTGGTGGGCATTATATGCAGTGGACTCTTATACATTGCCAATTCTGGGGATTCTAGGGTGGTGTTGGGAAGACTAGAAAAGGTCAAGAATGAGGTTAAAGCCATGCAGTTATCAACTGAGCACAATGCAAGTTTTGAATCTGTCCGGGAAGAATTACATGCATTACATCCCAATGATCCCCAGATCGTTGTTTTAAAGCACGGAGTTTGGCGTGTGAAGGGCCTTATCCAG GTTTCAAGATCGATAGGCGATGCGTACTTGAAGAAACAGGAGTTCAACAGAGTGCCATTGTTACCAAAGTTCAGACTGCCAGAACCGTTTGAGAAACCAATCCTTTTGGCTGAACCATCAATACATGTCCAAAAACTTTATCCTGAGGACCAGTTTCTTATTTTTGCTTCAGATGGTTTATGGGAGCACCTTAGTAATCAAGAGGCAGTCGACCTTGTCAACAGTTCTCCACGCAGC GGTATTGCTCGAAAACTTGTCAAAGCTGCACTGCAAGAAGCAGCAAAGAAAAGAGAAATGAGATATTCAGACCTGAAAAAGATTGACCGAGGAGTGAGAAGACATTTTCACGATGACATCACAGTTATAGTTCTCTTCTTAGACTCTCATTTGATCAGTCGCAGTTCCTCCCACGGCCCGATTCTCTCAGTAAAAGGCGGTGGAAATACTTGGTAA
- the LOC142540494 gene encoding uncharacterized protein LOC142540494 → MAPLAPKSGDAIFASVERVNAELFTLTYGAMVRQLITDLEEVEEVNKQLDQMGYNIGIRLVDEFLAKSNVSRCVDFKETAEVIAKVGFKMFLGVTASVTNWDVEGTTCSIILEDNPLVDFVELPDTCQGLYYCNILSGVIRGALEMVSMKTEVTWLRDMLRGDDVFELQVKLLKQIPEEYPYKDDE, encoded by the exons ATGGCTCCCTTAGCTCCTAAATCTGGCGACGCCATTTTCGCTAGCGTTGAACGCGTG AATGCGGAGCTTTTCACTCTGACATACGGTGCTATGGTGCGCCAACTGATCACCGATCTGGAAGAGGTTGAGGAGGTTAACAAGCAGCTCGATCAAAT GGGCTATAATATTGGAATCCGTCTCGTTGATGAATTTCTTGCGAAATCAAATGTTTCTAGATGTGTGGATTTTAAGGAAACCGCGGAAGTCATTGCAAAG GTTGGATTCAAAATGTTCCTGGGTGTCACTGCATCTGTCACGAACTGGGATGTTGAGGGAACAACCTGCAGTATAATTTTGGAGGATAACCCACTTGTAGATTTTGTCGAGCTTCCTGATACCTGTCAAGGTCTTTACTATTGCAATATTCTAAGTGGAGTAATCAGAGGAGCTCTTGAGATG GTGTCTATGAAAACTGAGGTCACATGGCTACGTGACATGCTTAGAGGGGATGATGTATTTGAGTTGCAAGTCAAACTTCTGAAGCAAATTCCCGAGGAATACCCATATAAAGACGACGAGTAA
- the LOC142540496 gene encoding patatin-like protein 6 isoform X1, translated as MACVDFEKINNHAVEMQEPSIDTDKLSYEIFSILESKFLFGCDDDKFWVPKQMEEQPQSRHDAVVNGENGVQSMKNQRGKICILSVDGGGMHNILSGKALSYLETALKNLSGDANARIADYFDVAAGSGVGGIFTAMLFATNDQKRSIFEAEDTWRFLAAEGNKFYRSAKPRNSKGNIFKRVFSKTGVDGSATSGLEKAMRDAFKDEKTGRSLTLKDTLKPVLIPCYDLTSTAPFLFSRADALETDSFDFNLWEVCMATSAEPGLFDPICIRSVDGSTRCVAVDGGLTMNNPTAAAITHVLHNKQEFPFVRGVEDILVLSLGAGEQLLPGSFDYDQVKKWKAKDWARPLARISSSGSAELVDHAVAMAFGQSRVSNYVRVQSQGNGSDSNQYGAATDSDASLSKVKMLVGAADDMLKQKNVESVLFNGKRIGEESNFEKLDWFAEQLVLEHQRRSCRIAPIVAFKQATPKPS; from the exons atggCGTGTGTTGATTTTGAAAAGATTAACAATCATGCGGTTGAAATGCAAGAACCCAGTATCGATACGGATAAATTGAGCTACGAGATTTTCTCCATATTGGAGAGCAAGTTCTTGTTTGGCTGCGATGATGACAAGTTTTGGGTTCCAAAGCAGATGGAAGAGCAGCCGCAAAGCCGGCATGATGCCGTTGTAAATGGTGAAAATGGGGTGCAGTCTATGAAGAACCAGAGGGGGAAGATATGCATTCTCAGCGTTGATGGAGGTGGGATGCACAACATTCTATCGGGCAAAGCGCTGTCGTATTTGGAAACGGCACTGAAGAATCTGTCGGGGGATGCGAACGCCAGAATCGCCGATTATTTCGACGTCGCCGCCGGCAGCGGTGTCGGTGGGATTTTCACCGCCATGCTATTCGCCACCAACGATCAGAAGCGGTCGATTTTCGAAGCCGAAGACACCTGGAGGTTCCTCGCGGCGGAGGGCAACAAATTCTATCGCTCTGCCAAACCGCGCAACTCCAAGGGCAATATCTTCAAGCGGGTTTTCAGCAAAACCGGCGTCGACGGTTCGGCTACCTCCGGTTTGGAGAAGGCGATGAGAGACGCGTTCAAGGATGAAAAAACTGGGCGGAGCTTGACCTTGAAAGACACGCTGAAACCGGTTTTGATCCCATGCTACGATCTCACCAGCACGGCGCCGTTTCTGTTCTCCAGAGCTGATGCTCTCGAAACAGACAGCTTCGATTTCAACCTCTGGGAGGTGTGTATGGCTACGTCAGCCGAACCCGGTTTGTTCGACCCGATTTGTATAAGGTCGGTCGACGGGTCGACCCGTTGCGTGGCCGTGGACGGTGGGCTGACCATGAACAACCCCACGGCGGCGGCTATCACGCACGTGCTGCATAACAAACAGGAGTTCCCTTTCGTGAGGGGGGTTGAGGATATTTTGGTGCTTTCCTTAGGAGCCGGCGAGCAGCTCCTGCCCGGCAGTTTCGACTACGACCAGGTCAAGAAATGGAAGGCGAAGGACTGGGCTCGGCCCCTGGCCCGGATTTCCAGCTCCGGCTCGGCGGAGTTAGTGGACCACGCCGTGGCCATGGCTTTCGGGCAGAGCCGTGTCAGCAATTACGTCCGCGTTCAG TCGCAGGGTAATGGATCCGATTCAAACCAATATGGCGCTGCTACCGATTCAGACGCTAGCCTGAGCAAAGTAAAAATGCTAGTAGGAGCAGCTGATGACATGCTGAAGCAGAAAAATGTTGAATCGGTCCTCTTTAATGGGAAGAGGATCGGAGAAGAAAGCAATTTCGAGAAACTGGACTGGTTTGCCGAACAACTTGTGTTAGAGCATCAGAGGAGGAGTTGTAGAATAGCTCCCATTGTTGCATTCAAGCAAGCTACCCCAAAACCTTCTTAG
- the LOC142540496 gene encoding patatin-like protein 6 isoform X2: MACVDFEKINNHAVEMQEPSIDTDKLSYEIFSILESKFLFGCDDDKFWVPKQMEEQPQSRHDAVVNGENGVQSMKNQRGKICILSVDGGGMHNILSGKALSYLETALKNLSGDANARIADYFDVAAGSGVGGIFTAMLFATNDQKRSIFEAEDTWRFLAAEGNKFYRSAKPRNSKGNIFKRVFSKTGVDGSATSGLEKAMRDAFKDEKTGRSLTLKDTLKPVLIPCYDLTSTAPFLFSRADALETDSFDFNLWEVCMATSAEPGLFDPICIRSVDGSTRCVAVDGGLTMNNPTAAAITHVLHNKQEFPFVRGVEDILVLSLGAGEQLLPGSFDYDQVKKWKAKDWARPLARISSSGSAELVDHAVAMAFGQSRVSNYVRVQGNGSDSNQYGAATDSDASLSKVKMLVGAADDMLKQKNVESVLFNGKRIGEESNFEKLDWFAEQLVLEHQRRSCRIAPIVAFKQATPKPS; this comes from the exons atggCGTGTGTTGATTTTGAAAAGATTAACAATCATGCGGTTGAAATGCAAGAACCCAGTATCGATACGGATAAATTGAGCTACGAGATTTTCTCCATATTGGAGAGCAAGTTCTTGTTTGGCTGCGATGATGACAAGTTTTGGGTTCCAAAGCAGATGGAAGAGCAGCCGCAAAGCCGGCATGATGCCGTTGTAAATGGTGAAAATGGGGTGCAGTCTATGAAGAACCAGAGGGGGAAGATATGCATTCTCAGCGTTGATGGAGGTGGGATGCACAACATTCTATCGGGCAAAGCGCTGTCGTATTTGGAAACGGCACTGAAGAATCTGTCGGGGGATGCGAACGCCAGAATCGCCGATTATTTCGACGTCGCCGCCGGCAGCGGTGTCGGTGGGATTTTCACCGCCATGCTATTCGCCACCAACGATCAGAAGCGGTCGATTTTCGAAGCCGAAGACACCTGGAGGTTCCTCGCGGCGGAGGGCAACAAATTCTATCGCTCTGCCAAACCGCGCAACTCCAAGGGCAATATCTTCAAGCGGGTTTTCAGCAAAACCGGCGTCGACGGTTCGGCTACCTCCGGTTTGGAGAAGGCGATGAGAGACGCGTTCAAGGATGAAAAAACTGGGCGGAGCTTGACCTTGAAAGACACGCTGAAACCGGTTTTGATCCCATGCTACGATCTCACCAGCACGGCGCCGTTTCTGTTCTCCAGAGCTGATGCTCTCGAAACAGACAGCTTCGATTTCAACCTCTGGGAGGTGTGTATGGCTACGTCAGCCGAACCCGGTTTGTTCGACCCGATTTGTATAAGGTCGGTCGACGGGTCGACCCGTTGCGTGGCCGTGGACGGTGGGCTGACCATGAACAACCCCACGGCGGCGGCTATCACGCACGTGCTGCATAACAAACAGGAGTTCCCTTTCGTGAGGGGGGTTGAGGATATTTTGGTGCTTTCCTTAGGAGCCGGCGAGCAGCTCCTGCCCGGCAGTTTCGACTACGACCAGGTCAAGAAATGGAAGGCGAAGGACTGGGCTCGGCCCCTGGCCCGGATTTCCAGCTCCGGCTCGGCGGAGTTAGTGGACCACGCCGTGGCCATGGCTTTCGGGCAGAGCCGTGTCAGCAATTACGTCCGCGTTCAG GGTAATGGATCCGATTCAAACCAATATGGCGCTGCTACCGATTCAGACGCTAGCCTGAGCAAAGTAAAAATGCTAGTAGGAGCAGCTGATGACATGCTGAAGCAGAAAAATGTTGAATCGGTCCTCTTTAATGGGAAGAGGATCGGAGAAGAAAGCAATTTCGAGAAACTGGACTGGTTTGCCGAACAACTTGTGTTAGAGCATCAGAGGAGGAGTTGTAGAATAGCTCCCATTGTTGCATTCAAGCAAGCTACCCCAAAACCTTCTTAG